The following are from one region of the Silene latifolia isolate original U9 population chromosome 9, ASM4854445v1, whole genome shotgun sequence genome:
- the LOC141600751 gene encoding uncharacterized protein LOC141600751: protein MWLPQLFYIHLLASSDQHITVEATEISSGDSFWYTVVYGFNSEGERQGLWSQLNNLKDNCSKPWCICGDFNSLLNYNERLGSDVTWNEIREFRQCVSYCDVTDIQAYGSFFTWNNKQDPSTRVFSRIDRFMVNIDWMLLYPDSKAYFMNEGNFDHCPCIVSRKPDTPARKPSFRYFNMWSLDPQF from the coding sequence ATGTGGCTTCCACAGTTATTTTATATCCATCTTCTTGCTAGTTCAGACCAGCATATTACTGTTGAAGCTACTGAAATTAGCTCTGGAGATTCTTTTTGGTATACTGTGGTTTATGGATTCAATTCTGAAGGGGAGAGGCAGGGTTTATGGAGTCAACTCAACAATCTTAAAGATAATTGCTCTAAACCTTGGTGCATATGTGGTGACTTTAATTCCTTGCTTAATTATAATGAGAGGCTTGGGAGTGATGTGACTTGGAATGAAATTAGAGAGTTTAGGCAGTGTGTGAGTTATTGTGATGTTACTGATATTCAAGCTTATGGTTCCTTCTTTACTTGGAACAATAAGCAGGATCCATCCACAAGGGTTTTCTCTAGAATTGACAGATTCATGGTTAACATTGATTGGATGCTTCTTTATCCTGATAGCAAGGCATATTTCATGAATGAAGGCAATTTTGATCACTGTCCCTGCATTGTTTCTAGGAAACCTGATACCCCTGCTAGGAAACCTAGCTTCAGATACTTCAACATGTGGAGTCTTGACCCTCAGTTTTAG